The bacterium genome includes the window CCCAGCCTTCTATGCCCAACATGATACCTGGACACCGCTAAAAATAGGCATAATCTCAGTGATAGCCAATGTTATCTTCAGCCTTTTATTAATGAAACCATTAGAGCAAGGCGGATTAACTTTAAGCCTTTCTTTATCTGGATTTTTAAATGCTGGTTTATTATTGATAAGCTTAAGACAAAAAATTGGGCCCATCGGATTAAAAGAAATACTTATATTCCTCTTTAATGTCTTACTTGCCTCATCGATGATGGGATTTTTCTGCGGGATTATCCTGAAAATAGATATAGGCCTTTTTTATCAGGTGATAATCGGTATAATAGGTGGATTAATCGTTTTATTTTTAAGTTGTAAATGGCTAAAGATAAAGGAGGTTGATGATGTTTGGAAAATGGTTAGAAAAAAGTAATCAGTAAGTATTATAAAACGAAATTTTTGACAGGAGGGAATATAAATGGAAGAAAAAACAATTGTCCTTGTTGCCCATGATTCTAAGAAAAAAGATTTACTTGAATGGGCAAAATTTAATAAAGGCACACTTGAAAAATTTATCTTGTATGCTACTAAAACAACTGGGGAAGAAATGATAAAGAATGTTGACCTAAAAGTCCATTTATTACAAAGTGGTCCCCTTGGCGGTGATTCTCAAATAGCAACAATGATTGTCGAAGGGAAGGTGAATATGCTTATATTTTTCTGGGACCCTCTCACTCCTCAACCCCATGATGTCGATGTAAAGGCATTACTACGCATCGCCGTGCTTTACAACATCCCTGTTGCCTGTAATCGGACAACGGCTGACTACATCATTTCTTCACCATTACTTAATTAGTTCCATACAAAAATAGTAACTATTCACCACGAAGAGCACGAAGAACACGAAGACATCGGCGATTTTATCGGGTGCGAATCTCTGCAAGAGAATGTGTGTCATTGGATATTCCAATGCCTCTTTAGAAACAAACACCTGCTTAAATCTTTCCACCCTGATTTATTCTGCCTTAATTTCAATCTCTTCTTCCGGGATTGATTCTTTTTCCACATATTTTAAGAGGTAATTAAGAAGACTGAGAATATTCAAGAGTTCCTTTTGCACCACCTCGTATATTTCTGGAGATTCTACTTCCCAGTATAAATGAATTAGCCTATCGCGTAACTTTATCAACTTCAAAGTCGTCCTGGTAAATTCCTGGGGTATTACCTCAGATTGAACTAAATAATTAATTATATCTTTAGAACTGCCAGGTCTTCCTAATCCTTTGACCGCAATAATATGAGTGGCAAGGTCAACTAATGAATCAATACTTATTCGCAAGTAATGTTCGGCTAAAGCGATATTCTGGGCATCGGTTAAAAAGATAGTCTCTGGAAGTTCTTTTAATTTATTTAATTTCTTTAACGCACTCTCACAGATATTTGCTCGTTGGAAAACTATTTCTTTGTTAAACATATTTTCTCCTTTCCTGGTTAATCGTGATTCCAGATATTTATCGTAATGTTCTAAATAAGGTTTAAACTTAAAATATTTTTTTGTTGATAAATCCTCAAATTCTCGCCGCAACTCATCATCTTTAGAATAGATAACCCTGCCTTTCGTAATAATATCATATCTAAAGGGTAATGGGGCATTATTTAAAATTACCACATCGAATTTATCGAAATTCAGCACTTGAGAAAGGTCGGTGTTTAATTCAATCGCCTTTGTAAAGGTATTAACCGACTCACCACCTTCAAGAAAAAACGCAATATCTACATCTTCAACCTGTGTCAGGTCTTGAGATACTAAGATAGAGCCAA containing:
- a CDS encoding methylglyoxal synthase → MEEKTIVLVAHDSKKKDLLEWAKFNKGTLEKFILYATKTTGEEMIKNVDLKVHLLQSGPLGGDSQIATMIVEGKVNMLIFFWDPLTPQPHDVDVKALLRIAVLYNIPVACNRTTADYIISSPLLN
- a CDS encoding HepT-like ribonuclease domain-containing protein yields the protein MKIDLNEWIKVIQGYSSTKGEVVAVYLFGSILVSQDLTQVEDVDIAFFLEGGESVNTFTKAIELNTDLSQVLNFDKFDVVILNNAPLPFRYDIITKGRVIYSKDDELRREFEDLSTKKYFKFKPYLEHYDKYLESRLTRKGENMFNKEIVFQRANICESALKKLNKLKELPETIFLTDAQNIALAEHYLRISIDSLVDLATHIIAVKGLGRPGSSKDIINYLVQSEVIPQEFTRTTLKLIKLRDRLIHLYWEVESPEIYEVVQKELLNILSLLNYLLKYVEKESIPEEEIEIKAE